One Novosphingobium sp. EMRT-2 DNA segment encodes these proteins:
- a CDS encoding TonB-dependent receptor — protein sequence MRERLLRNTALTAIAVFAATATPAFAQAQSDSGSESAPGEIVVTAAKRSENLQSVPISVSAIGGDALEKSRITNVDSLVTKVANLQLTSIVGDNTPIFALRGVSMSDYSLNQSSPVATYYDEVYKGNFAFLGVAMYDLERVEVLRGPQGTLYGKNTTGGAVNIISRDAKLGETSGYLNAGYGNYNRVDVNGAVNVPLGEKAALRVAGTFSRADGWFKNVVPGLPDLASTREYALRGTLKFEPTDSVRFTLRASTSFQNPQNYGIYAQPEAVHRPGLSKWEIASDVSQRRRARTTSVALTTNIDVSDTLAITSITSYDKGTLFFREDTDGTATKLLEIPYYDRASQFARTCA from the coding sequence ATGAGGGAACGTCTTCTCCGCAACACCGCGCTCACCGCAATCGCGGTCTTCGCCGCCACGGCCACCCCGGCCTTCGCGCAGGCGCAAAGCGACAGCGGCAGCGAAAGCGCGCCGGGCGAAATCGTGGTCACCGCCGCGAAGCGATCGGAAAACCTCCAGTCGGTGCCGATCTCGGTTTCGGCGATCGGCGGCGATGCCCTGGAAAAATCGCGCATCACCAATGTCGACAGCCTGGTGACCAAGGTCGCCAACCTGCAGCTGACCTCGATCGTGGGCGACAACACGCCGATCTTCGCGCTGCGCGGCGTGTCGATGTCCGACTACAGCCTCAACCAGTCCAGCCCGGTCGCGACCTATTACGACGAAGTCTACAAGGGCAACTTCGCGTTCCTGGGCGTCGCCATGTACGACCTGGAGCGCGTGGAAGTGCTGCGCGGGCCGCAGGGCACGCTCTATGGCAAGAACACCACGGGCGGCGCGGTCAACATCATCAGCCGCGATGCCAAGCTCGGCGAGACCAGCGGCTATCTCAACGCGGGATACGGCAACTACAACCGCGTGGACGTGAACGGCGCGGTCAACGTGCCGCTGGGCGAAAAGGCCGCGCTGCGCGTGGCCGGCACGTTCTCGCGCGCGGACGGCTGGTTCAAGAACGTGGTGCCCGGCCTGCCGGACCTTGCCAGCACACGCGAATACGCGCTGCGCGGCACGCTGAAGTTCGAACCGACCGACAGCGTGCGCTTCACCCTGCGTGCTTCCACCAGCTTCCAGAACCCGCAGAACTACGGCATCTACGCCCAGCCCGAAGCGGTCCACCGGCCCGGCCTGTCGAAGTGGGAAATCGCTTCCGACGTCAGCCAGCGCCGCCGCGCGCGCACCACGTCGGTCGCGCTGACCACCAACATCGACGTGTCCGACACGCTGGCGATCACCAGCATCACCTCCTACGACAAGGGCACGCTGTTCTTCCGCGAGGATACCGACGGCACCGCCACCAAGCTGCTGGAAATCCCCTATTACGACCGCGCCAGCCAGTTCGCTAGGACCTGCGCCTGA
- a CDS encoding TonB-dependent receptor gives MDVNGDGFINAQDCADGLPLACKVKNQFTQIKKSFALYSDLKYKLTDALTVRGGLRYTHDTGVQNGFRSDALGVDNSLVATLIPPSALRYKNNNVSGKIGFDYKLASGDLLYASFSKGYRAPSFNAQAFFDPSELSVAKAEKVTSYEVGAKTQFWDRRVTLNMAAFYYDYRNQQFINVDPTTAAQTLLNIPKSRIYGAEAELTVRPTDTFTFHGGMGLLSTKIIRGDVSGTDVSGRRLSNAPSLTFNAGVDFTVFKNDAVTFSIHPDLSFQSSQFFEVINVPRLRQSSYALVGGHMDLETADGRYSLSVWAKNLGNKFYFTSRVDLLAGFGFDYNHIGNPRTFGVTLGAKF, from the coding sequence GTGGACGTCAACGGCGATGGCTTCATCAACGCACAGGACTGCGCCGACGGGCTGCCGCTGGCCTGCAAGGTCAAGAACCAGTTCACCCAGATCAAGAAGAGCTTCGCGCTCTACAGCGACCTGAAATACAAGCTGACCGATGCGCTGACCGTGCGCGGCGGGTTGCGCTACACCCACGATACCGGCGTGCAGAACGGCTTCCGGTCCGACGCGCTGGGCGTGGACAACAGCCTTGTCGCCACGCTGATCCCGCCGTCGGCGCTGCGCTACAAGAACAACAACGTCTCGGGCAAGATCGGCTTCGATTACAAGCTGGCCAGCGGCGACCTGCTCTACGCCAGCTTCAGCAAGGGCTATCGCGCGCCGAGCTTCAACGCGCAGGCGTTCTTCGATCCGTCGGAACTCAGTGTCGCCAAGGCGGAAAAGGTCACCTCGTATGAAGTGGGCGCCAAGACGCAGTTCTGGGACCGCCGCGTGACGCTGAACATGGCGGCGTTCTATTACGACTACCGCAACCAGCAGTTCATCAACGTCGATCCCACCACCGCCGCGCAGACGCTGCTCAACATTCCCAAGTCGCGCATCTATGGCGCGGAAGCGGAACTGACGGTGCGCCCGACCGACACCTTCACCTTCCACGGCGGCATGGGCCTGCTGTCCACCAAGATCATCCGGGGCGACGTGAGCGGCACCGACGTTTCCGGGCGCCGCCTGTCGAACGCGCCTTCGCTGACGTTCAACGCCGGAGTGGATTTCACCGTGTTCAAGAACGACGCCGTTACGTTCTCGATCCATCCGGACCTGTCGTTCCAGTCGAGCCAGTTCTTCGAGGTTATCAACGTCCCCCGCCTGCGCCAGTCATCTTACGCGCTGGTGGGCGGGCATATGGACCTGGAGACGGCGGACGGGCGCTATTCGCTGTCGGTCTGGGCGAAGAATCTGGGCAACAAGTTCTACTTCACATCGCGGGTGGATCTGCTGGCGGGCTTCGGTTTCGACTACAACCACATCGGCAACCCGCGCACATTCGGCGTGACGCTGGGCGCCAAGTTCTAA
- a CDS encoding methylamine dehydrogenase light chain, with product MAGFDKLTEKFARRIARGTSRRSMLAWLGAGMTGAATFPVLPVARAATHGGGPTHSPVTAGIDQDPGDRTSCDYWRYCAIDGFLCTCCGGSVSSCPPGTEMSPITWIGTCTNPADNRAYIISYNDCCGTSSCGQCLCNRNEGDRPQVRPQSNNDYNWCLGSQSSVYNCSTAVIVGVALDQPK from the coding sequence ATGGCCGGCTTTGACAAGCTTACCGAGAAATTCGCCCGGCGCATCGCCCGCGGCACGTCGCGCCGGTCCATGCTGGCGTGGCTAGGCGCGGGCATGACCGGCGCGGCCACCTTTCCCGTCCTGCCGGTGGCGCGCGCCGCCACGCACGGCGGCGGGCCGACCCATAGCCCGGTAACCGCCGGCATCGATCAGGACCCCGGCGACCGCACGAGCTGCGATTACTGGCGCTACTGCGCGATCGACGGCTTCCTCTGCACCTGCTGCGGCGGGTCGGTCAGCAGCTGCCCGCCGGGCACGGAAATGTCGCCGATCACCTGGATTGGCACCTGCACCAACCCGGCCGACAACCGCGCCTATATCATCAGCTACAACGATTGCTGCGGTACGTCCTCGTGCGGGCAGTGCCTGTGCAACCGCAACGAGGGCGATCGCCCGCAAGTGCGCCCGCAATCGAACAACGATTACAACTGGTGTCTGGGCTCGCAGAGCAGCGTGTACAACTGCTCCACGGCGGTGATCGTGGGCGTGGCGCTGGACCAGCCGAAATGA
- a CDS encoding DUF6351 family protein, which translates to MTRRISGAMLGLTGMTVVVFAGVHALAARPAAAPTASPATVVAPAAPPVTDRCTALAGQTLPGDVKILTARTVGVTPAGTRLEPDSAPLANSIPPHCRIEGVIGERTGAGGKPFGIGFALALPDDWNGRFLLQGGGGLNGTVHPPIGAAAAGDIPALARGFAVASHDSGHKGAVFDDSFMADQRAALDFAENAVPTVARTAKAMIASYYGRAIGHSYMAGCSTGGRESMLAAQRYPELFDGIVVGAPAMRTGNSNLALSWAAVQFNQAAPRDGAGKPLVERIFSDADRAVLKKGLLAQCDGLDGLDDGMIMNVGQCRFDASRLACRKGQKADCLKPAQVTAIQRAFTAPRDKAGASLYAPYPYDTGITNTEGRIPGFLPTGKPGVFGPANRDLAIDVDARIQAIRANASQRLTDTDTWTNLNTFLGRGGKILFYHGVSDPWFSAFDTLNYWQRASAANGTAWRDASRFYMVPGMGHCRGGDSFDDFDLLGAVVAWVEQGRTPEAVLSWRSSQPSRQRPMCPWPSYAHYTGGDAELAGSYECRMPYGAPKG; encoded by the coding sequence ATGACGAGACGCATTTCGGGCGCAATGCTGGGCCTGACGGGCATGACCGTGGTGGTGTTTGCCGGCGTGCACGCGCTGGCGGCGCGTCCTGCCGCAGCGCCAACGGCTTCTCCGGCCACCGTCGTCGCTCCCGCCGCGCCGCCCGTCACCGACCGCTGCACCGCGCTGGCCGGCCAGACCCTGCCCGGCGACGTCAAGATCCTGACCGCGCGGACGGTGGGCGTTACGCCGGCCGGCACCCGTCTGGAACCGGATTCCGCGCCGCTCGCCAATTCCATTCCGCCGCATTGCCGCATCGAAGGCGTGATCGGCGAACGCACCGGCGCGGGAGGCAAGCCGTTCGGCATCGGCTTCGCGCTGGCCCTGCCCGACGACTGGAACGGCCGCTTCCTGCTGCAAGGCGGCGGCGGGCTGAACGGCACGGTCCACCCGCCGATCGGCGCGGCGGCGGCCGGCGACATCCCGGCGCTGGCGCGCGGCTTTGCCGTGGCCAGCCACGACAGCGGCCACAAGGGCGCGGTGTTCGACGACAGCTTCATGGCCGACCAGCGCGCCGCGCTGGACTTCGCGGAGAACGCCGTCCCCACCGTGGCGCGCACCGCCAAGGCGATGATTGCCAGCTATTATGGCCGCGCGATCGGGCACAGCTACATGGCGGGCTGTTCCACCGGCGGGCGCGAATCCATGCTGGCGGCGCAGCGCTATCCCGAACTGTTCGATGGCATAGTGGTGGGCGCGCCGGCGATGCGCACCGGCAATTCCAACCTGGCGCTGAGCTGGGCCGCCGTGCAGTTCAACCAGGCCGCCCCGCGCGATGGCGCGGGCAAGCCGCTGGTGGAGCGCATCTTTTCCGACGCGGACCGCGCGGTGCTGAAAAAGGGTCTGCTTGCCCAGTGTGACGGGCTGGACGGCCTGGACGACGGCATGATCATGAACGTCGGGCAATGCCGCTTCGACGCCAGCCGACTGGCCTGCCGCAAGGGCCAGAAGGCGGATTGCCTGAAGCCCGCGCAAGTCACCGCTATCCAGCGCGCGTTCACCGCCCCGCGCGACAAGGCGGGCGCATCGCTCTACGCGCCCTATCCCTACGACACGGGCATTACCAATACCGAGGGCCGCATTCCCGGCTTCCTGCCGACGGGCAAGCCGGGCGTGTTCGGCCCGGCCAATCGCGATCTGGCCATCGACGTAGACGCGCGCATCCAGGCGATCCGGGCCAACGCCAGCCAGCGCCTGACCGATACCGATACCTGGACCAACCTCAACACCTTCCTCGGGCGCGGCGGCAAGATCCTGTTCTACCATGGTGTCAGCGATCCCTGGTTTTCCGCGTTCGATACGCTGAACTACTGGCAGCGCGCCTCCGCCGCGAACGGCACGGCCTGGCGCGATGCCAGCCGGTTCTACATGGTGCCGGGCATGGGGCATTGCCGGGGTGGCGATTCCTTCGACGATTTCGACCTGCTCGGCGCGGTGGTGGCGTGGGTGGAACAGGGCCGGACGCCCGAAGCGGTGCTGAGCTGGCGCTCCAGCCAGCCTTCGCGCCAGCGCCCAATGTGCCCGTGGCCGTCCTATGCCCACTATACCGGCGGCGATGCGGAACTGGCCGGCAGCTACGAATGCCGGATGCCCTATGGTGCGCCCAAGGGCTGA
- a CDS encoding cytochrome C, protein MKPALLAFPLLAALLAGAGVKAGEAAPPGVTDVRQAKVDYMLKCQGCHRPDGSGDDHSNPPMKHIVARFLSVPGGREFIGRVPGVSTVNLDDARLANLVNWTLYTFDAAHMPADFRPYTAEEIGRLRQHPLRLERAAMRARLVEGFSQPGQEQARP, encoded by the coding sequence ATGAAACCGGCCCTGCTCGCCTTTCCGCTCCTTGCCGCCCTGCTGGCCGGCGCTGGCGTGAAGGCGGGCGAGGCCGCGCCGCCGGGCGTGACGGACGTGCGGCAGGCCAAGGTCGACTATATGCTGAAGTGCCAGGGCTGCCACCGGCCCGACGGCAGCGGCGACGACCATTCCAATCCGCCGATGAAGCACATCGTCGCCCGGTTCCTTTCAGTGCCGGGCGGGCGCGAATTCATCGGCCGCGTGCCCGGCGTTTCGACCGTCAATCTCGACGACGCAAGGCTCGCCAATCTGGTCAACTGGACACTCTATACTTTTGATGCGGCGCACATGCCGGCCGACTTCCGCCCCTACACGGCGGAGGAAATCGGGCGTCTGCGCCAACACCCCCTTCGGCTCGAGCGCGCCGCGATGAGAGCGCGCCTGGTCGAGGGGTTTTCACAACCAGGGCAGGAACAAGCGCGCCCCTGA
- a CDS encoding AMP-binding protein, with the protein MQGLSITQGATDVPLLETTIGGALRQAGRQWGDRLALASRHQGIRWTWAELDAEADRIATGLLDLGVRKGDRVGIWAPNCAEWTVIQFASARIGAVLVTINPAYRVSEVEYALNKVGCTVLVTAARFKTSDYVGMLRELGAEKLPLLQQIVVLGEERHDGFMPWADLRAEPDPARLAGVDATLDPNDAINIQFTSGTTGFPKGATLTHRNILNNGYFTARTIRLTPDDRICIPVPLYHCFGMVLGNLAALTSGAAMVYPGEAYDPRLALEAVQAEGCTALYGVPTMFITILNQPDLDTYDVSTLRTGIMAGSPCPVTTMRQVMERLNMREVTIGYGMTETSPLTTQTATDDPIEERVATVGRVHPHAEAKIVGLDGETLPIGQQGEYCARGYAVMLGYWDDPEKTAEAIDTDGWMHSGDLATMDAQGYVRITGRIKDMIIRGGENIYPREIEEFLLSHPAIADAQVFGVADAKFGEEVCAWIIAKPGETLGEHDVIAHCKGRIAHYKVPRYVRIVSAFAMTVTGKAQKFEMRKVMEAELSLPA; encoded by the coding sequence ATGCAGGGCTTGTCGATCACGCAGGGGGCGACCGATGTCCCTCTTCTGGAAACGACCATCGGCGGCGCGCTGCGCCAGGCGGGCCGCCAGTGGGGCGACCGGCTGGCGCTGGCCTCGCGCCACCAGGGCATCCGCTGGACCTGGGCCGAGCTGGACGCCGAAGCGGACCGCATCGCCACGGGCCTGCTCGACCTCGGCGTGCGCAAGGGCGATCGCGTGGGCATCTGGGCGCCCAACTGCGCGGAATGGACGGTCATCCAGTTCGCCTCCGCCCGGATCGGCGCGGTGCTGGTCACGATCAACCCCGCCTATCGCGTTTCCGAAGTGGAATACGCGCTGAACAAGGTCGGTTGCACGGTGTTGGTCACGGCGGCGCGGTTCAAGACCAGCGACTACGTGGGGATGCTGCGCGAACTGGGCGCGGAAAAGCTGCCGCTGCTGCAGCAGATCGTGGTGCTGGGCGAGGAACGGCACGATGGATTCATGCCCTGGGCCGACCTGCGCGCCGAACCCGATCCCGCCCGGCTGGCGGGCGTGGACGCCACGCTCGACCCGAACGATGCGATCAACATCCAGTTCACCAGCGGCACGACCGGCTTTCCCAAGGGAGCGACGCTCACCCATCGCAACATCCTGAACAACGGGTACTTCACCGCACGCACGATCCGGCTGACGCCGGACGACCGCATCTGCATCCCGGTGCCGCTGTACCACTGCTTCGGCATGGTGCTGGGCAATCTGGCCGCGCTGACCAGCGGGGCGGCGATGGTCTATCCGGGCGAAGCCTACGACCCGCGCCTGGCGCTGGAAGCGGTGCAGGCCGAAGGCTGCACCGCGCTATATGGCGTGCCGACGATGTTCATCACGATCCTGAACCAGCCGGATCTGGATACCTACGACGTTTCGACGCTGCGGACCGGGATCATGGCCGGCTCCCCCTGCCCCGTCACCACCATGCGGCAGGTGATGGAACGGCTGAACATGCGCGAAGTGACCATCGGCTATGGCATGACCGAAACCAGCCCGCTGACCACGCAAACCGCCACCGACGATCCGATCGAGGAACGCGTGGCCACGGTGGGCCGTGTCCATCCCCATGCCGAGGCAAAGATCGTGGGACTTGACGGCGAGACGCTGCCCATCGGCCAGCAGGGCGAATATTGCGCGCGCGGCTATGCGGTGATGCTGGGCTACTGGGACGATCCGGAAAAGACCGCCGAAGCGATCGATACCGACGGCTGGATGCATTCGGGCGATCTCGCCACGATGGACGCGCAGGGCTACGTCCGCATCACCGGCCGGATCAAGGACATGATCATCCGCGGCGGCGAGAACATCTACCCGCGCGAGATCGAGGAGTTCCTGCTGTCGCACCCGGCGATCGCCGATGCGCAGGTGTTCGGCGTGGCCGACGCCAAGTTCGGCGAGGAAGTCTGCGCGTGGATCATCGCCAAGCCGGGCGAAACGCTGGGCGAGCACGACGTGATCGCGCACTGCAAGGGCCGCATCGCGCATTACAAGGTGCCGCGTTACGTCCGCATCGTCAGCGCCTTCGCGATGACCGTTACCGGCAAGGCGCAGAAGTTCGAGATGCGCAAGGTGATGGAAGCGGAATTGTCGCTCCCCGCCTGA
- a CDS encoding thioredoxin fold domain-containing protein, with protein sequence MLTSQILLWTAVIVQALLIAALARQVGILHERIAPAGALTLHQKVEVGETASPMTVTTIDGAPIEIGGKREGRSQLLFFASPDCPVCKSLLPVVRSAARAEADWIDIVIAGDGTKGQYRQLAKDHGLDGIPLVLSEALGRAFGVSKLPYAVLLDEAGKVASLGLVNSREHLESLFEAKERGVASIQDYLARRNREA encoded by the coding sequence ATGCTGACATCCCAGATCCTGCTGTGGACCGCCGTGATCGTTCAGGCGCTGCTGATCGCAGCCCTTGCCCGCCAGGTCGGCATTCTCCACGAACGCATCGCGCCGGCCGGCGCGCTGACCCTGCACCAGAAGGTGGAGGTCGGTGAAACCGCCTCTCCCATGACGGTGACCACCATCGACGGCGCGCCGATCGAGATCGGCGGCAAGCGCGAAGGCCGCAGCCAGTTGCTGTTCTTCGCCTCGCCCGATTGCCCGGTGTGCAAATCGCTGCTGCCGGTGGTGCGCTCCGCCGCGCGCGCCGAAGCCGACTGGATCGACATCGTGATCGCGGGCGACGGCACCAAGGGGCAATACCGCCAGCTTGCCAAGGACCACGGCCTCGACGGCATTCCGCTGGTCCTGTCCGAAGCGCTCGGCCGCGCCTTCGGCGTATCGAAGCTGCCCTATGCGGTGCTGCTCGACGAAGCCGGCAAGGTCGCCTCGCTCGGCCTCGTCAACAGCCGGGAGCACCTCGAAAGTCTGTTCGAAGCCAAGGAACGCGGCGTGGCGTCGATCCAGGACTATCTCGCCCGCCGCAACAGGGAGGCCTGA
- a CDS encoding amine dehydrogenase large subunit, with translation MRFLALALALSVSASAVSAAPAAYPTPLPEEPIPTVKTLPKAWPKSWVVIHDFYFASILDGRLAVVDTTSANQPLKGLVRAAQFANSLVSRQRGEIYTAETFFSRLTRGERTDAITIWDMETLQPKGEIVLPGGKRQQSVTYPHLFQFTNGEHWALVANFTPAQSVTVVDLDARKILSEIDLPGCAQIYPTGERGFSSFCADGSMFSVTLDDKGQVASSKTIAKVQDIDKQPLFSTPAMMGRTGWFVSYYGQVQGFDFSGPVPRPLPGAFNVGTTEGGAPEWRPGGWQVIAADAKGLLYVLMSPNGREGSHKDGGTEVWVIDPAKKARIARFPLRSVGVAVGVTPEDTPHLIVARADGVIDVHDAATGAFVRSLGATVAANPILITPVP, from the coding sequence ATGAGGTTTCTTGCTCTGGCGCTTGCCCTCTCCGTTTCGGCGAGCGCGGTTTCCGCCGCACCCGCCGCCTATCCCACGCCGCTGCCCGAAGAGCCGATCCCCACGGTCAAGACGCTGCCGAAGGCGTGGCCGAAAAGCTGGGTCGTCATCCACGATTTCTACTTCGCCTCGATCCTCGACGGGCGGCTTGCGGTGGTGGACACCACATCGGCCAACCAGCCGCTGAAAGGGCTGGTCCGCGCGGCGCAGTTCGCCAATTCGCTGGTTTCGCGCCAGCGCGGCGAAATCTACACGGCCGAGACCTTCTTCTCCCGCCTGACGCGGGGCGAGCGCACCGACGCGATCACCATCTGGGACATGGAAACGCTCCAACCCAAGGGCGAGATCGTGCTGCCCGGCGGCAAGCGCCAGCAATCGGTGACTTATCCGCACCTGTTCCAGTTCACCAACGGCGAACACTGGGCGCTGGTGGCGAACTTCACGCCCGCGCAATCGGTGACGGTGGTCGACCTCGACGCGCGCAAGATCCTGAGCGAGATCGACCTGCCCGGCTGCGCGCAGATCTATCCCACCGGCGAGCGCGGCTTCAGCAGCTTCTGCGCCGACGGTTCGATGTTCAGCGTGACGCTGGACGACAAGGGCCAGGTCGCCTCTTCCAAGACCATCGCCAAGGTGCAGGACATCGACAAGCAGCCGCTGTTCAGCACGCCCGCGATGATGGGCAGGACGGGCTGGTTCGTCAGCTATTACGGGCAGGTTCAGGGCTTCGATTTCTCCGGCCCGGTTCCCCGCCCCCTGCCCGGTGCGTTCAACGTGGGCACGACCGAAGGCGGCGCGCCCGAATGGCGGCCGGGCGGCTGGCAAGTGATCGCGGCGGACGCCAAAGGTCTTCTTTACGTGCTGATGAGCCCCAACGGTCGCGAGGGCAGCCACAAGGATGGCGGCACCGAAGTGTGGGTGATCGACCCGGCGAAGAAGGCGCGAATCGCCCGCTTCCCGCTGCGGTCGGTGGGCGTGGCCGTGGGCGTGACGCCCGAGGACACCCCGCACCTGATCGTCGCGCGCGCCGACGGCGTGATCGATGTGCACGACGCCGCCACCGGCGCGTTCGTCCGCTCGCTGGGCGCGACGGTTGCCGCCAACCCGATCCTCATCACGCCGGTGCCCTGA
- a CDS encoding cytochrome c: MTGALKVAALGAMALTAALVARSPAQAGSAEPNGAALYGRCAACHTATGAGVPGAYPPLGVDFRTLAARNEGRRYIALAVIKGLSGPITVEGKAFRGVMPAQAGLDDAAIAAVLNHVGTTITKVGPAFRRFTPAEIGTIRAGGASLSSADVARLHAGAGGK, from the coding sequence ATGACCGGCGCGCTGAAAGTTGCTGCCCTCGGCGCGATGGCGCTCACCGCCGCTCTGGTCGCGCGCAGCCCGGCGCAGGCTGGCAGCGCGGAACCGAATGGCGCGGCGCTCTATGGCCGCTGCGCCGCGTGCCACACCGCGACCGGTGCGGGCGTGCCCGGCGCCTATCCCCCGCTGGGCGTCGATTTCCGCACGCTGGCGGCGCGCAACGAAGGCCGGCGCTATATCGCGCTGGCCGTCATCAAGGGGCTGTCCGGCCCGATCACGGTCGAAGGCAAAGCCTTTCGCGGCGTGATGCCAGCGCAAGCGGGCCTGGATGACGCGGCCATCGCCGCCGTGCTCAACCATGTCGGCACCACGATCACTAAGGTCGGGCCGGCGTTCCGCCGCTTCACCCCGGCCGAGATCGGCACGATCCGGGCCGGCGGCGCATCGCTTTCCTCGGCCGACGTCGCCCGCCTCCATGCCGGGGCCGGCGGTAAATGA
- a CDS encoding aldehyde dehydrogenase family protein, with protein sequence MTDTKLLIGGELVPGDMTLDVVNPATGEPFTTVPRASAAQADKAIAAAKAAVPGWSAVPFAERSRKLIELADAIAARRDEFARTLTLEQGKPLAEAQGELAWTEGYLRHYATLELPDRVIQDDADGYIAVRHKPLGVVVGIIAWNFPLLVACWKIGPAVLAGNAIVLKPAPTTPVAALMLGELCRDIFPAGVVNVITDANDLGPHLTSHPDVAKIGFTGSTATGKRIAATGADTLKRVTLELGGNDPAIVLEDVDVRETAQAIFGNAFLNCGQVCLAVKRAYVHADIYDAMCEELANLAQAAVVDDGLQQGTQIGPIQNAMQFEKVKGFLDAAKAEGKVIAGGEVMERAGYFIRPTIVRDVTDGDRIVDEEQFGPILPVIRFDDVDDVIARANASEYGLGGSVWSKDVARAADVASRIESGQVWVNQHVGIGPHIPMAGFKNSGLGVEQSVEGLAEYTQLQVINIKK encoded by the coding sequence ATGACCGATACCAAGCTGCTGATCGGCGGCGAACTCGTCCCTGGCGACATGACCTTGGACGTCGTGAACCCGGCGACCGGGGAACCCTTCACCACGGTTCCCCGCGCCTCGGCGGCGCAGGCCGACAAGGCCATCGCCGCCGCCAAGGCCGCGGTGCCGGGCTGGTCGGCCGTCCCGTTCGCGGAACGCAGCCGGAAGCTGATCGAACTGGCGGACGCCATCGCCGCGCGGAGGGACGAATTTGCCCGCACGCTGACGCTGGAACAGGGCAAGCCGCTGGCCGAGGCGCAGGGCGAACTCGCCTGGACCGAGGGATACCTGCGCCACTACGCTACGCTGGAACTGCCCGACCGCGTGATCCAGGATGACGCCGACGGCTACATTGCGGTCAGGCACAAGCCGCTGGGCGTGGTGGTAGGGATCATCGCGTGGAACTTCCCGCTGCTGGTCGCCTGCTGGAAGATCGGCCCCGCCGTGCTGGCCGGCAACGCCATCGTGCTGAAGCCCGCGCCGACGACCCCCGTCGCCGCGCTGATGCTGGGCGAGCTGTGCCGCGACATTTTCCCGGCGGGCGTGGTCAACGTGATCACCGACGCCAACGACCTGGGGCCGCACCTAACCTCGCACCCCGATGTCGCCAAGATCGGCTTCACCGGATCGACTGCCACGGGCAAGCGCATCGCGGCGACGGGCGCGGACACGCTCAAGCGCGTGACGCTGGAACTGGGCGGCAACGACCCGGCGATCGTGCTGGAGGACGTGGACGTGCGTGAAACCGCGCAGGCGATCTTCGGCAACGCCTTCCTCAACTGCGGGCAGGTGTGCCTGGCGGTGAAGCGCGCCTATGTCCACGCCGATATCTATGACGCGATGTGCGAGGAACTGGCCAACCTGGCGCAGGCCGCCGTTGTCGACGACGGATTGCAACAGGGCACGCAGATCGGCCCGATCCAGAACGCGATGCAGTTCGAGAAGGTCAAGGGCTTCCTCGACGCGGCCAAGGCCGAGGGCAAGGTGATCGCCGGCGGCGAGGTGATGGAGCGCGCCGGCTATTTCATCCGCCCGACGATCGTGCGCGATGTGACCGACGGCGATCGCATCGTGGACGAGGAACAGTTCGGCCCGATCCTGCCGGTGATCCGCTTCGACGACGTGGACGACGTGATCGCCCGCGCCAACGCTTCGGAATATGGGCTGGGCGGATCAGTCTGGTCGAAGGACGTAGCCCGCGCCGCCGATGTTGCCTCGCGCATCGAAAGCGGGCAGGTCTGGGTGAACCAGCACGTCGGCATCGGGCCGCACATTCCGATGGCGGGCTTCAAGAATTCGGGGCTGGGCGTGGAACAGTCGGTGGAAGGGCTGGCCGAATACACCCAGCTGCAGGTCATCAATATCAAGAAGTAG
- a CDS encoding MauE/DoxX family redox-associated membrane protein, whose amino-acid sequence MAPAPGSITLFLALLLAGSALHKGLAHERLAIAAARLAGTRPSSGPLLLLTAGSVEAVAAACLLITPLQRTGALIAAALWLGYAIALFRRRGEVLDCGCDLVAREKPVTLAQTARPALLALAAGLVSTLPAAAFGIETPFAAAGLCALYLGISELLAIPQPAWRKP is encoded by the coding sequence ATGGCGCCCGCACCCGGTTCCATCACCCTGTTTCTGGCGCTGCTGCTGGCCGGATCGGCGCTGCACAAGGGGCTGGCCCATGAACGGCTCGCCATCGCCGCCGCGCGGCTGGCGGGCACGCGCCCGAGTTCCGGCCCGCTGCTCCTGCTAACGGCGGGCAGCGTGGAAGCGGTGGCGGCGGCCTGCCTGCTCATTACTCCCCTGCAAAGGACCGGCGCGCTGATCGCCGCCGCGCTGTGGCTGGGCTATGCTATCGCCCTGTTCCGCCGCCGGGGCGAAGTGCTCGATTGCGGCTGCGACCTGGTCGCCCGCGAAAAGCCGGTGACCCTAGCGCAAACCGCCCGCCCGGCGCTGCTCGCACTGGCAGCCGGCCTCGTTTCCACCCTCCCGGCGGCGGCGTTCGGCATCGAAACGCCCTTCGCCGCCGCCGGACTTTGTGCGCTTTACCTCGGAATTTCCGAGCTGCTCGCCATTCCCCAACCCGCGTGGAGGAAGCCGTGA